The following are encoded together in the Thalassomonas haliotis genome:
- a CDS encoding LysR family transcriptional regulator: METFSAIPVFVAVVENGSFSQAAQRLGTTKSAVSKRIRELENKLGVQLLHRTTRQLSLTEAGERYFEYAVKAVIAAGEGIDSVTQLQGNPKGELKINTPMSFGRLHIAPLVADFLAQYPDISLNMVMEDRVVDLVEGGYDLAIRGGNLQDSTLIARRLAPCRSVICATPGYLEQYGTPVIPEDLLSFNCIRFAYFSGGSDWTFHGENGPVKVKICGNYQVNNSEALLQAALAGLGIARLPTFAVGDDIAAGRLVPVLKGYQLPMQTFYAVFPQRRHLPAKVRVFLDFIIERLGGDQPYWDKMISE, translated from the coding sequence ATGGAAACTTTTTCGGCAATTCCGGTATTTGTTGCGGTAGTGGAAAACGGCAGTTTTTCCCAGGCAGCCCAACGTTTAGGCACAACCAAATCTGCGGTCAGTAAACGTATCCGCGAGCTGGAGAATAAGCTTGGCGTCCAGCTGCTGCACAGGACTACAAGGCAGCTGAGCTTAACCGAAGCCGGGGAGCGTTATTTTGAATATGCCGTAAAGGCGGTGATTGCCGCCGGTGAAGGCATTGACTCTGTCACCCAGTTGCAGGGCAACCCTAAAGGGGAGTTAAAGATCAATACCCCGATGTCATTCGGGCGTTTGCATATTGCCCCGCTGGTGGCGGATTTTCTCGCGCAGTATCCCGATATCAGCTTGAATATGGTGATGGAAGACAGGGTGGTGGATTTGGTGGAAGGCGGGTACGACCTTGCCATCCGCGGCGGAAATTTACAGGACTCCACCCTGATCGCCCGGCGTCTTGCCCCTTGCCGCAGCGTGATTTGTGCAACACCCGGCTATTTGGAACAATACGGCACACCTGTCATACCGGAAGATTTGCTGAGCTTCAACTGCATCAGGTTTGCTTATTTCAGCGGCGGCAGTGACTGGACCTTTCACGGGGAAAACGGACCGGTAAAAGTGAAAATCTGCGGCAACTACCAGGTCAATAACAGTGAAGCCCTGTTGCAGGCGGCTTTGGCCGGGCTGGGCATAGCCAGGCTCCCGACTTTTGCCGTCGGTGATGATATTGCTGCCGGGCGCCTGGTGCCTGTGCTTAAGGGTTATCAGCTGCCGATGCAAACCTTCTATGCCGTGTTTCCACAGCGGCGTCATTTACCGGCCAAGGTGCGGGTATTCCTGGATTTTATTATCGAGCGCCTCGGCGGCGATCAACCTTATTGGGATAAGATGATAAGTGAATAA
- a CDS encoding NAD(P)/FAD-dependent oxidoreductase has protein sequence MTDINKHFSSETFSGKKAFCNETDVVIIGAGPVGLFQVFELGLQGIKATVIDSLPHIGGQCRELYPQKPIFDIPALPQINALELIDNLAQQASPFNPEYLLDNRVIDIKRLEQQQQFLLTTDKGRHIRAKAVIIAAGGGSFEPVKLKIPGVEPLIDKQVFYRVNDLKQHQDKDLVILGGGDSAFDWALELQKVANSVTLIHRSTRYRAAKNSLQLVENLCSKLKMQLLTGQVSELITENSELKQLRVTGKDGVTRRIALDQLLVFFGLSPKLSLLKNWGLDLHQNQIKVSTDSFETSQPGIYAVGDINWYPGKQKLILSGFHEAALAAFAIKSSLSDGKRVPLLYTTTSPIAHQRLGVKVELY, from the coding sequence ATGACTGATATTAACAAGCATTTTTCCAGCGAGACTTTTTCCGGCAAAAAAGCTTTCTGCAATGAAACCGATGTCGTGATCATCGGCGCCGGCCCTGTAGGTTTATTCCAGGTCTTTGAACTGGGGCTACAAGGCATAAAGGCGACAGTGATCGACAGCCTGCCCCATATCGGCGGCCAATGCCGTGAACTTTACCCGCAAAAGCCTATTTTTGATATCCCGGCGTTGCCGCAAATCAATGCCCTGGAGCTAATCGACAATTTGGCGCAGCAGGCATCACCCTTTAACCCCGAGTACCTGCTGGATAACCGGGTAATAGATATCAAACGCCTTGAACAGCAGCAACAATTTTTACTGACCACGGACAAAGGCAGGCATATCCGGGCAAAAGCAGTGATCATTGCCGCCGGTGGCGGTTCGTTTGAACCGGTAAAACTGAAAATTCCCGGGGTCGAGCCGCTGATAGACAAGCAGGTCTTTTACCGGGTCAATGACTTAAAGCAGCATCAGGATAAAGATCTGGTGATCCTCGGCGGCGGCGACTCTGCTTTTGACTGGGCATTGGAATTACAGAAAGTCGCCAACAGTGTCACTTTGATCCACAGATCCACCAGATACCGGGCAGCAAAGAATTCGCTGCAGCTGGTGGAAAACCTGTGCAGCAAATTGAAAATGCAGTTGCTTACCGGACAAGTGAGCGAATTAATCACAGAAAACAGCGAGCTAAAACAATTGCGGGTAACCGGCAAAGACGGGGTAACCCGGCGGATAGCGCTGGATCAATTGCTGGTATTTTTTGGTTTATCCCCTAAATTATCCCTGCTGAAAAACTGGGGCCTGGATTTACACCAGAACCAGATAAAAGTCAGCACAGATAGCTTTGAAACTTCCCAGCCGGGCATATATGCCGTCGGCGATATCAACTGGTATCCCGGCAAACAAAAGCTGATCTTAAGCGGTTTTCATGAAGCGGCGCTGGCAGCCTTTGCGATAAAGTCCTCCCTCAGCGATGGCAAACGCGTCCCTTTGCTTTATACCACCACCAGCCCTATTGCCCATCAGCGACTGGGGGTAAAGGTTGAGTTGTACTAA
- a CDS encoding LysR substrate-binding domain-containing protein, whose amino-acid sequence MLELKHLKTLVTLEQSHCLNKAAKQLFTTQSALSHQIKSLEHRLNHKLFIRRSNPLIFTPQGKVLLALAKEVLPKVEQAKIQLSAQKATKVQRMPFNFAMQCHSGFQWLLPAIKAFSGQQPALEVDLIEKSVFTLSPGSDLPDFNILLTDKKSNHQELVYQDIGTFELVLALSKEDPLADKAYIQADDLTDKTLITYPLSPEQQDIFNLFLQPASCQPARLRQVENSDVILQMVEAGLGVSAIPDWLAAPQIRQGKLKSKSIGRHGISRKLYAAYRPDQAKWAEHFVPIARRQFSEFSSASSLH is encoded by the coding sequence ATGCTGGAACTTAAACATTTAAAAACCCTGGTGACATTAGAACAGAGCCATTGCCTGAACAAGGCAGCCAAGCAGCTGTTTACCACACAATCGGCGCTTTCCCACCAGATTAAGTCGCTCGAACACCGGCTTAACCATAAGCTTTTCATCCGCAGGAGCAATCCGCTCATCTTTACCCCGCAGGGCAAAGTATTACTGGCGCTGGCCAAAGAAGTGTTACCTAAGGTGGAACAGGCTAAAATTCAGCTATCCGCCCAAAAAGCCACCAAAGTGCAGCGCATGCCGTTTAATTTTGCCATGCAATGCCATTCAGGCTTTCAATGGTTATTGCCCGCGATCAAGGCGTTCAGCGGCCAGCAACCCGCCTTGGAAGTAGACCTGATAGAAAAGAGCGTTTTTACCCTGAGTCCGGGCAGCGACTTACCGGACTTTAATATCCTGTTAACCGATAAAAAGTCCAACCACCAGGAACTTGTTTATCAGGATATCGGCACCTTTGAGCTGGTATTGGCGCTGTCAAAAGAAGATCCCCTGGCAGACAAGGCCTATATCCAGGCGGATGACTTAACCGATAAAACCCTGATCACTTATCCGTTATCGCCGGAGCAGCAGGATATCTTCAACTTATTCCTGCAACCGGCCAGCTGCCAGCCCGCCCGGCTGCGCCAGGTGGAAAACTCGGATGTGATCCTGCAAATGGTTGAAGCAGGCCTGGGGGTCAGCGCTATTCCCGACTGGCTGGCGGCACCGCAAATCAGGCAAGGAAAGCTGAAAAGCAAAAGCATAGGCCGGCATGGTATTTCCCGTAAACTTTACGCCGCATACCGACCCGATCAGGCCAAATGGGCGGAGCATTTTGTGCCGATCGCCCGGCGTCAGTTCAGTGAGTTTTCAAGCGCAAGCAGCCTGCATTAA